In Tachysurus fulvidraco isolate hzauxx_2018 chromosome 25, HZAU_PFXX_2.0, whole genome shotgun sequence, the following proteins share a genomic window:
- the nr0b2a gene encoding nuclear receptor subfamily 0 group B member 2a produces the protein MECECRCSERSHAHAILFNILTGDVEATDPSYSPSSRCHCDTHRTVRLRSRDTCLAAASVLVKTVRFVASLPAFQQLPAEDQLALLHHCWAPLFILGLAQERVSFEVEHEPVTSMLKKILMNREHEHEKNREQPTLRGVQNLKSCLRKLWSLDLSPKEYAYLKGTMIFNPDVPGLQVAPLVNGLQREAQRALREVLFLLHSGDGGSFGRVLLAVSSLQRVTPELITELFFRPIIGSTHLLHLITDILFGR, from the exons atgGAGTGTGAGTGTCGGTGCTCCGAGAGATCTCATGCACACGCCATCCTGTTCAACATCCTCACCGGTGATGTGGAAGCCACCGACCCGAGCTACTCACCGTCCAGCCGCtgtcactgtgacacacaccgCACCGTACGGCTCCGGTCACGTGACACCTGCCTGGCGGCTGCGAGTGTACTCGTGAAGACTGTACGCTTCGTCGCGAGCCTGCCTGCATTCCAGCAGCTTCCGGCAGAGGACCAGCTCGCACTGCTGCATCACTGCTGGGCGCCGCTCTTTATCCTGGGACTGGCACAGGAGCGTGTGAGCTTTGAGGTGGAGCACGAGCCCGTGACCAGCATGCTGAAGAAGATTTTAATGAACCGAGAGCACGAGCACGAAAAGAACCGAGAGCAACCAACACTAAGAGGAGTCCAGAACCTCAAATCCTGTCTCAGGAAGCTATGGAGTCTGGACCTGAGTCCCAAAGAGTACGCTTACCTGAAAGGCACCATGATCTTTAATCCAG atgtgccCGGCCTGCAGGTGGCACCATTGGTGAACGGTCTTCAGCGTGAGGCTCAGCGTGCTCTCAGGGAGGTTCTGTTTCTTCTGCACTCGGGTGATGGAGGGAGTTTTGGGCGTGTCCTCCTTGCTGTGTCCTCACTGCAGAGAGTCACACCTGAGCTAATCACTGAACTCTTCTTTAGACCTATCATCGGCTCCACTCATCTTCTACACCTCATTACCGACATACTGTTTGGCAGGTAG